A single window of Vigna unguiculata cultivar IT97K-499-35 chromosome 1, ASM411807v1, whole genome shotgun sequence DNA harbors:
- the LOC114192349 gene encoding 60S ribosomal protein L6-like, with protein sequence MAPKKPRTVSRNPELIRGIGKYSRSQMYHKRGIWAIKAKNGGVFPRHAPTPKPDAPAQKPPKFYPADDVKRPLVNKHKPKPAKLRASVTPGTVLILLAGRFKGKRVVFLKQLPSGLLLVTGPFKINGVPLRRVNQSYVIGTSTKVDISGVNVDKFDDKYFSKDAKKKKTKGEGEFFEAEKEEKNVLPQEKKDDQKTVDAALLKAIESVPDLKSYLGARFSLKAGMKPHELVF encoded by the exons ATGGCGCCGAAGAAGCCGAGAACCGTGTCGAGGAACCCTGAACTCATTAGGGGTATTGGAAAGTACTCAAGGTCGCAGATGTACCACAAGAGGGGCATCTGGGCCATCAAGGCCAAAAACGGCGGCGTTTTCCCTCGCCACGCCCCTACGCCTAAGCCCGACGCCCCAGCCCAGAAGCCTCCCAAGTTTTACCCTGCCGATGATGTCAAAAGGCCCCTTGTCAACAAGCACAAGCCCAAGCCTGCAAAACTCAG GGCTAGCGTTACTCCAGGAACTGTGTTGATCCTGCTTGCTGGCAGATTCAAGGGAAAGAGGGTTGTTTTCCTGAAGCAGCTTCCATCTGGATTGCTTCTTGTAACAG GGCCCTTCAAGATCAACGGTGTTCCTCTTAGAAGGGTGAACCAATCATATGTCATTGGTACATCCACAAAAGTGGACATCTCTGGTGTTAATGTTGATAAATTTGATGACAAGTACTTTTCCAAGGATgccaagaagaagaaaacaaagggaGAAGGCGAGTTCTTTGAGGCAGAGAAGGAG GAGAAAAATGTGCTTCCCCAAGAGAAGAAAGATGACCAGAAAACCGTGGATGCTGCTTTGTTAAAGGCAATTGAGAGTGTTCCAGACCTGAAGTCTTACTTGGGTGCTAGGTTTTCTTTGAAGGCAGGAATGAAGCCCCATGAACTAGTCTTCTAG